One Chryseobacterium geocarposphaerae DNA window includes the following coding sequences:
- a CDS encoding 2Fe-2S iron-sulfur cluster-binding protein: MSEEVKKFKITIDGQTTEVLPGTSILEAARQIGGKSVPPAMCYYSKLETSGGRCRTCLVEVSKGSEADPRPMPKLVASCRTNVMDGMEVKNLTSEKAQEGRKAVTEFLLVNHPLDCPICDQAGECHLQDLGYEHGVENTRTEFERNTYEADDLGPHIKLNMNRCILCARCVLAANQLTGEREHGILFRGDHAEISTYLNKALDNDFIGNVIDVCPVGALTDRTARFASRVWFTKPMNASCKCDKCSGKAVVWMKGDEIVRVTARKDQWGEVEEFICDTCRFERKSLSDWNIEGPRHIDRHSVISLNHYEKPKDELRVLDNPMAKEISEKDEK; encoded by the coding sequence ATGAGCGAAGAGGTTAAAAAATTCAAAATAACTATAGACGGACAGACTACTGAAGTTTTGCCTGGGACTTCTATTTTGGAAGCAGCAAGACAAATCGGTGGAAAATCTGTACCTCCTGCAATGTGCTACTACAGCAAATTGGAAACCAGTGGAGGTAGATGTAGAACTTGCCTGGTAGAAGTTTCTAAAGGATCTGAAGCAGATCCTCGTCCTATGCCAAAATTGGTTGCAAGCTGCAGAACCAACGTAATGGATGGTATGGAAGTAAAAAATCTTACTTCTGAAAAAGCTCAGGAAGGTAGAAAGGCTGTGACTGAGTTTTTATTGGTAAACCACCCGTTAGACTGTCCTATTTGTGATCAGGCTGGTGAATGTCATCTTCAGGATTTAGGATATGAACACGGTGTGGAAAATACAAGAACTGAATTCGAAAGAAATACTTACGAAGCTGATGATCTTGGTCCGCACATCAAATTGAACATGAACCGTTGTATTCTGTGTGCAAGATGTGTATTAGCAGCAAACCAGTTAACAGGAGAAAGAGAGCATGGAATTCTTTTCAGAGGAGATCACGCTGAAATTTCTACTTATTTAAATAAAGCTTTAGACAATGATTTCATCGGAAACGTAATTGACGTTTGTCCGGTAGGAGCATTAACAGACAGAACAGCCCGTTTTGCAAGCAGAGTTTGGTTTACAAAACCAATGAATGCATCTTGCAAATGTGATAAGTGTTCAGGAAAAGCTGTAGTATGGATGAAAGGTGATGAAATTGTAAGGGTTACTGCCAGAAAAGACCAGTGGGGTGAAGTGGAAGAATTTATCTGCGACACGTGCCGTTTCGAAAGAAAAAGCCTGAGCGACTGGAACATCGAAGGTCCAAGACACATCGACAGACATTCAGTGATTTCATTGAACCACTATGAGAAGCCTAAAGATGAGCTAAGAGTTTTAGACAATCCGATGGCTAAAGAAATCAGTGAAAAAGACGAAAAATAA
- the nuoF gene encoding NADH-quinone oxidoreductase subunit NuoF has protein sequence MSKKLLLKNAHIEGIRYFETYRKNGGYEAAEKALKMTPDEILEEVKASGLRGRGGAGFPTGMKWSFLAKPEGVPRHLVVNADESEPGTFKDRYLMEFLPHLLIEGMLISSYCLGSNVSYIYIRGEYSWIPDILEEAIEEAKAAGFLGKNILGTGFDCEIYVQRGGGAYICGEETALLESLEGKRGNPRLKPPFPAVKGLWERPTVVNNVESIAAVVPIIDITGAEYAKIGVGRSTGTKLISACGNINKPGVYEIDMTITVEEFIYSEEYCGGIKDGKRLKACIPGGSSVPIVPANLLLKTVNGEPRYMNYESLADGGFATGTMMGSGGFIVLDEDQCIVEHTMTLARFYNHESCGQCTPCREGTGWMYKILKKIEKGEGKMEDIDLLWDIQRKIEGNTICPLGDAAAWPVAAAIRHFRDEFEWHVKNPELSQTQNYGLAHYADPIPAVENNA, from the coding sequence ATGAGTAAAAAACTTTTACTTAAAAACGCACATATAGAAGGCATTCGCTATTTCGAAACATACCGAAAGAATGGTGGTTACGAAGCTGCTGAAAAAGCCTTGAAAATGACACCCGACGAAATTTTGGAAGAAGTAAAAGCTTCCGGACTTCGTGGACGTGGTGGAGCAGGATTCCCAACCGGGATGAAATGGAGCTTTCTGGCAAAACCGGAAGGCGTTCCAAGACACCTGGTAGTCAATGCTGATGAGTCTGAACCGGGAACTTTCAAAGACAGATATCTGATGGAATTTCTTCCTCATTTACTGATCGAAGGGATGCTGATTTCATCTTACTGTTTAGGTTCAAATGTTTCTTATATCTACATCCGTGGAGAATATTCCTGGATTCCCGATATTTTGGAAGAAGCGATTGAAGAAGCTAAAGCGGCAGGATTTTTAGGTAAAAACATATTAGGAACTGGTTTCGATTGCGAAATTTACGTTCAAAGAGGTGGTGGAGCTTACATCTGCGGTGAAGAAACTGCATTGCTTGAATCTCTTGAAGGTAAAAGAGGAAACCCTAGACTAAAACCGCCATTCCCGGCTGTAAAAGGACTTTGGGAAAGACCAACGGTAGTCAATAATGTTGAATCTATCGCGGCGGTGGTTCCAATCATTGATATTACAGGAGCTGAATACGCCAAAATCGGTGTGGGAAGATCTACAGGTACTAAATTAATTTCTGCTTGTGGAAACATCAACAAACCGGGGGTTTATGAAATCGACATGACAATTACGGTTGAAGAATTCATTTACTCTGAAGAATACTGCGGCGGTATCAAAGACGGAAAAAGATTAAAAGCATGTATCCCTGGAGGAAGCTCAGTTCCGATCGTTCCAGCCAATTTATTATTGAAAACCGTAAACGGAGAACCAAGATATATGAACTATGAATCATTGGCAGACGGTGGTTTCGCTACCGGTACCATGATGGGTTCAGGAGGTTTCATCGTATTGGATGAAGATCAGTGTATCGTAGAACATACCATGACTTTGGCGAGATTCTATAATCACGAAAGTTGCGGACAATGTACTCCTTGCCGTGAAGGAACGGGATGGATGTACAAGATTTTAAAGAAAATCGAGAAAGGAGAAGGGAAAATGGAAGATATAGATCTTCTTTGGGATATCCAGAGAAAGATCGAAGGAAACACGATTTGTCCATTGGGTGATGCAGCAGCTTGGCCTGTTGCAGCAGCTATTCGTCACTTCAGAGATGAATTCGAATGGCATGTTAAAAACCCTGAGTTGTCTCAAACTCAAAATTATGGATTAGCACATTATGCAGATCCAATTCCTGCTGTTGAAAACAATGCTTAG
- a CDS encoding NADH-quinone oxidoreductase subunit NuoE family protein encodes MSETIAFKPESLAQVHKIIARYPEGRQKSALIPVLHLAQKEFGGWLDVPVMDYVAELLSIKPIEVYEVATFYTMFNMKPVGKYVLEVCRTGPCMVSGSEKILDHIRTKLNIKDGQTTEDGMFTLKPAECLGACGYAPMMQLGKFFHENLTIEKVDEILDLCREGQIALD; translated from the coding sequence GTGAGCGAAACAATAGCTTTTAAACCGGAAAGTTTAGCACAGGTACACAAAATTATCGCAAGATATCCTGAAGGAAGACAAAAGTCTGCTCTTATTCCTGTTTTGCATTTAGCGCAGAAAGAATTCGGAGGATGGTTAGATGTTCCTGTGATGGATTATGTTGCGGAATTATTAAGTATTAAGCCAATTGAAGTATATGAAGTAGCAACGTTCTATACTATGTTCAATATGAAACCGGTTGGTAAATATGTTTTGGAAGTTTGCAGAACCGGACCTTGTATGGTTTCAGGAAGTGAAAAAATCCTTGATCATATCAGGACAAAACTGAATATTAAGGACGGACAGACTACTGAAGACGGTATGTTCACATTAAAACCTGCTGAATGTCTTGGAGCTTGCGGATACGCTCCGATGATGCAGTTGGGAAAATTCTTTCATGAAAATTTAACGATAGAAAAAGTTGACGAAATCCTTGATCTTTGCAGAGAGGGACAAATCGCTTTGGATTAA
- the nuoD gene encoding NADH dehydrogenase (quinone) subunit D codes for MKDNSLSNILNQYDSKEQIDGQLYTLNLGPTHPATHGIFQNILTMDGERILHAEQTVGYIHRAFEKISERRNYAQITTLTDRMNYCSAPINNLGWHMTVEKLIGVEVPKRVDYMRVILMELARIGDHLICNGVTGMDSGAITGLTYMFIERERIYDMYEQICGARMTTNMGRIGGFERDFTPKFHELIKDFLKTFPPRFKEFCTLLERNRIFMDRTIGAGAISAERALSYGFTGPNLRATGVDYDVRVAQPYSSYQDFDFIIPVGTSGDTYDRFMVRQQEIWESIKIIKQAYENLPEGPFHADVPDFYLPEKADVYQKMEALIYHFKIVMGETDVPKGEVYHAVEGGNGELGFYLVSDGGRSPYRLHFRRPCFIYYQAYPEMITGSVISDAIVTMCSMNIIAGELDA; via the coding sequence ATGAAAGATAACTCATTATCTAATATACTAAACCAGTACGACAGTAAGGAGCAAATTGATGGGCAACTATATACCCTCAATTTAGGACCAACCCACCCTGCAACACACGGGATTTTCCAGAATATCTTAACGATGGATGGAGAAAGAATCCTTCACGCGGAGCAAACGGTAGGATACATCCACAGAGCATTTGAGAAAATTTCTGAAAGAAGAAATTACGCTCAGATCACTACCCTTACCGACCGTATGAATTACTGTTCTGCACCAATTAATAACTTAGGTTGGCACATGACAGTGGAGAAGCTAATCGGTGTTGAAGTTCCAAAACGCGTAGATTATATGCGTGTCATTTTGATGGAATTAGCAAGAATTGGTGACCACCTTATCTGTAACGGGGTAACCGGGATGGACTCCGGAGCAATTACCGGTCTTACTTATATGTTCATCGAAAGAGAACGTATTTACGATATGTACGAGCAAATCTGCGGAGCGAGAATGACAACGAACATGGGAAGAATTGGAGGTTTCGAAAGAGATTTTACTCCAAAATTCCATGAATTGATTAAGGATTTCCTTAAAACTTTCCCACCAAGATTCAAAGAATTTTGTACTTTGTTGGAAAGAAACAGAATTTTCATGGACAGAACCATCGGAGCTGGAGCAATTTCAGCAGAAAGAGCATTAAGCTATGGTTTCACTGGTCCAAACTTACGTGCGACAGGTGTAGATTATGACGTGAGAGTTGCACAGCCTTATTCTTCTTACCAAGATTTCGACTTCATTATTCCTGTGGGAACATCAGGAGATACTTACGACCGTTTCATGGTTCGTCAACAAGAGATCTGGGAATCAATCAAAATCATCAAACAAGCATACGAAAACCTTCCAGAAGGGCCATTCCATGCGGATGTTCCTGATTTCTATCTTCCTGAAAAGGCTGATGTTTATCAAAAAATGGAAGCATTGATTTACCATTTCAAAATCGTAATGGGAGAAACGGATGTGCCTAAAGGTGAAGTTTACCACGCTGTAGAAGGTGGAAACGGAGAACTAGGATTCTATTTGGTAAGTGATGGTGGAAGAAGTCCTTACAGGCTGCACTTCAGAAGGCCATGTTTTATCTACTACCAGGCGTATCCTGAGATGATTACAGGTTCTGTAATTTCTGATGCGATCGTAACCATGTGTAGTATGAATATTATTGCGGGAGAATTAGACGCATAA
- a CDS encoding NADH-quinone oxidoreductase subunit C: protein MTNEFVLEAITREFPESVIASSEPYGMLTIEVKKEDLKKIVHYLKDSSLEINFLTDVCGIHYPEFPEKEIGVVYHLHNMMTNFRLRLKIFMSRENIEVDSLVELYAGANWMERETYDFFGIKFKGHPDLRPILNMEDLGYHPMLKEYRLEDGTRTDKNDSMFGR, encoded by the coding sequence ATGACAAACGAATTTGTATTAGAAGCAATCACAAGAGAATTTCCGGAGTCTGTAATCGCGAGTTCTGAGCCATATGGAATGCTCACAATCGAGGTGAAGAAAGAAGATTTGAAGAAAATCGTTCATTATCTTAAAGATTCATCATTAGAAATCAATTTCCTTACAGACGTTTGTGGAATCCATTACCCTGAATTCCCGGAAAAGGAAATCGGCGTAGTTTATCATTTACATAATATGATGACTAACTTCAGATTGCGTCTGAAAATCTTTATGTCCAGAGAAAATATCGAAGTGGATTCTTTAGTGGAATTGTACGCCGGAGCTAACTGGATGGAAAGAGAAACTTATGATTTCTTCGGAATTAAATTTAAAGGCCATCCGGATCTTAGACCTATTTTAAATATGGAAGATCTTGGATACCACCCGATGTTGAAGGAATATCGTTTGGAAGACGGCACAAGGACCGACAAGAACGATAGCATGTTCGGAAGATAA
- a CDS encoding NADH-quinone oxidoreductase subunit B produces the protein MSDNKPVIRTDAPAPEGFEGEGFFATKLSSVIGMARKFSLWPLPFATSCCGIEFMATLNPTYDASRFGMERNSFSPRQADMLMVCGTISKKLGPVLKEVYTQMAEPKWVVAVGACASSGGIFDTYSVLQGIDKIIPVDVYVPGCPPRPEQIIEGVMQVQALAESESIRRRDMPEYQKLLDSYNISN, from the coding sequence ATGTCAGATAACAAACCAGTAATAAGAACAGATGCACCTGCTCCGGAAGGATTTGAAGGAGAAGGGTTTTTCGCAACGAAACTGAGCAGTGTAATCGGGATGGCTAGAAAATTTTCTCTTTGGCCGTTGCCTTTTGCAACCTCTTGTTGTGGTATCGAGTTTATGGCTACCCTGAACCCTACGTATGATGCTTCAAGATTTGGTATGGAAAGAAACTCTTTCTCACCAAGACAGGCAGATATGCTGATGGTTTGCGGAACTATATCTAAGAAATTAGGACCTGTCCTAAAAGAAGTGTACACTCAGATGGCAGAGCCGAAATGGGTGGTAGCAGTGGGAGCTTGTGCTTCCAGCGGTGGTATTTTTGATACCTATTCTGTACTGCAAGGTATTGATAAAATTATCCCTGTAGACGTTTACGTTCCGGGATGTCCTCCAAGACCAGAGCAGATTATCGAAGGGGTAATGCAGGTTCAGGCTTTGGCAGAAAGCGAAAGCATCAGGAGAAGAGATATGCCAGAATACCAGAAATTATTAGATTCTTACAACATAAGCAACTAA
- a CDS encoding NADH-quinone oxidoreductase subunit A, whose product MNLPESYIPILLQAGVAIGFVAISLLGAHFLGPKQKKGNSVKNQSWECGVPVEGNARTPFSIKYFLTAVLFVLFDIEIVFFYPYAVNFREFGMEGFLAVLTFVAIFFMAFFYVWKRGALDWDK is encoded by the coding sequence ATGAATTTACCTGAAAGTTATATTCCAATCCTTTTACAGGCAGGTGTTGCGATAGGTTTCGTAGCCATTTCTTTGCTTGGAGCGCATTTTTTAGGTCCAAAACAGAAAAAAGGAAATTCTGTAAAAAACCAAAGCTGGGAATGTGGAGTCCCGGTAGAAGGAAATGCAAGAACACCGTTTTCCATCAAATATTTTTTGACAGCGGTATTATTCGTACTATTCGATATTGAAATCGTATTTTTTTATCCATATGCAGTTAACTTCAGAGAATTCGGAATGGAAGGATTCTTGGCAGTACTTACATTTGTGGCGATTTTCTTCATGGCATTTTTCTATGTCTGGAAACGCGGCGCATTAGATTGGGATAAATAA
- a CDS encoding GNAT family N-acetyltransferase, whose product MSKVSIIEVKTPDQVKKFVRFPMDLYKNNPYYVPAFINDEVNVWNPKQNPALQYSEAKQFLAYKNNTVVGRIAVIINHKEEKELGIRKVRFGWIDFIDDEEVSQALIQTAVDFAKEKNIDTIEGPMGFTNLDKAGMLTLGFDKLATMIGIYNSEYYPKHLEKLGLVKEKEWVEFEIIFPDTLPEKIYKFNELISQKYHLKVLRFKTKEEILPYADAMFDLLDETYKHLSTYTPISDEQRKTYKEKYFPLLDKDFIICIVDENNHLISFAITMPSYSKALQKSKGKLLPFGWWHFLKAGKKNDRANFYLIGIHPDYQRRGVTSIIFKEIWDVFNKKGVKFLETNPELEENKSIQLLWQDYNPVNHKRRRTYSLNIGNK is encoded by the coding sequence ATGTCGAAAGTCTCCATTATTGAAGTAAAAACCCCGGATCAGGTAAAGAAATTTGTCCGTTTTCCGATGGATTTATATAAAAACAACCCTTATTACGTTCCGGCATTCATCAATGATGAAGTTAACGTTTGGAATCCCAAGCAAAATCCTGCCCTTCAATACTCCGAAGCCAAACAGTTTTTAGCCTATAAAAACAATACCGTTGTCGGCAGAATTGCTGTAATTATCAACCACAAAGAAGAAAAAGAACTGGGAATCAGAAAAGTCCGTTTCGGGTGGATCGATTTTATTGATGATGAGGAAGTTTCTCAGGCGTTAATTCAGACAGCTGTAGATTTTGCAAAAGAGAAAAATATTGACACTATTGAAGGACCAATGGGCTTCACCAATCTGGACAAAGCAGGAATGCTGACATTGGGTTTTGACAAACTGGCAACAATGATCGGAATTTACAATAGTGAGTATTATCCGAAGCATCTTGAAAAATTAGGATTGGTAAAAGAAAAAGAATGGGTGGAATTTGAAATCATCTTTCCCGATACTTTACCTGAAAAAATCTATAAATTCAACGAACTGATTTCTCAGAAATATCATCTAAAGGTTCTGAGATTTAAAACGAAAGAAGAAATCTTACCTTATGCTGATGCCATGTTTGATCTTCTGGATGAAACTTACAAACATCTTTCGACCTACACTCCTATTTCCGATGAGCAAAGAAAAACATATAAGGAAAAATACTTTCCTCTTCTGGATAAAGATTTCATTATTTGTATTGTAGATGAAAACAATCATCTGATTTCGTTTGCCATCACAATGCCTTCTTATTCTAAAGCATTACAAAAATCGAAAGGAAAATTACTGCCTTTCGGATGGTGGCATTTCCTGAAAGCCGGAAAGAAAAACGACAGAGCAAATTTTTATCTGATCGGAATTCATCCAGATTACCAAAGACGTGGAGTCACTTCAATTATTTTTAAAGAAATCTGGGATGTTTTCAACAAAAAAGGGGTGAAATTTCTTGAAACCAATCCCGAATTGGAAGAGAATAAGAGCATTCAGCTTTTGTGGCAGGATTATAATCCTGTAAATCACAAAAGAAGAAGAACCTATTCACTAAATATTGGCAATAAATAA
- a CDS encoding zinc metallopeptidase — protein sequence MIGYYGYYIIIGISMLVSWWVSSRLKSKFAYYSNVHLRNGLSGKEVAEKMLRDNGITDVQVISVPGQLTDHYNPENKTVNLSEGVYMQRNAAAAAVAAHECGHAVQHAKGYSMLQLRSKLVPVVSISSNLMQFVLIAGIMIMAATRTIDNPTGNRLVLGIGVLMFAFTTLFAFVTLPVEYDASNRAMKWLKDTGTVTSEEYVGVQDSLKWAARTYVVAAIGSLAQLLYWLSLFMGGRRD from the coding sequence ATGATAGGTTACTACGGTTATTATATAATTATCGGTATTTCGATGCTCGTAAGCTGGTGGGTTTCATCGAGATTGAAATCAAAATTTGCATATTATTCAAATGTACATCTTCGCAACGGGCTTTCAGGAAAGGAAGTTGCTGAGAAGATGTTAAGAGATAACGGGATCACGGATGTTCAGGTAATTTCAGTTCCTGGGCAATTAACGGATCACTACAATCCGGAAAATAAAACAGTAAATCTTTCTGAAGGTGTTTATATGCAGAGAAATGCCGCTGCTGCAGCGGTTGCTGCACATGAATGCGGTCACGCAGTTCAGCATGCTAAAGGATATTCTATGCTTCAGCTACGATCCAAATTGGTTCCTGTAGTAAGTATAAGTTCTAATCTGATGCAGTTTGTTCTGATTGCCGGGATTATGATCATGGCTGCGACACGTACCATTGATAACCCAACAGGAAATAGACTGGTATTAGGAATTGGGGTACTGATGTTTGCCTTTACAACTTTGTTTGCTTTTGTGACACTTCCTGTGGAATACGATGCAAGCAACAGGGCAATGAAATGGCTGAAAGATACAGGAACTGTTACTTCAGAAGAATATGTCGGAGTGCAGGATAGCTTGAAATGGGCGGCAAGAACCTATGTGGTAGCGGCTATCGGTTCGCTGGCACAGCTTCTCTACTGGTTATCCCTATTTATGGGCGGAAGAAGGGATTAA
- a CDS encoding IMPACT family protein gives MFNFKTIESAVENTLLKEKGSKFIGFAFPVNNEEELKNALEKIRAEHPKATHHCYAFRIGLNGENYRANDDGEPSGSAGLPIYNQLLANEITNVLVISVRYYGGTKLGVSGLVKAYKESAKITLEEANIITKELETEIEIKFQFNQQNTIFTLLSKFDAKVLNFDAQENCILTASLKIAQKENISDKLSEMQYVSFKFKE, from the coding sequence ATGTTCAATTTTAAGACGATAGAATCTGCAGTAGAAAATACCTTATTAAAGGAAAAAGGAAGCAAATTCATCGGGTTTGCTTTTCCTGTGAACAATGAAGAAGAACTAAAAAATGCTTTAGAAAAAATCCGTGCAGAGCATCCAAAAGCAACACATCATTGTTATGCCTTCAGAATAGGCCTGAATGGTGAAAATTATCGCGCCAATGATGACGGAGAACCTTCCGGCAGTGCAGGTTTACCGATTTACAATCAATTATTAGCTAATGAAATTACTAATGTCTTGGTTATATCCGTTCGCTATTATGGAGGTACAAAACTGGGAGTATCAGGATTGGTAAAAGCCTATAAAGAATCGGCAAAAATCACATTGGAAGAAGCCAATATCATTACTAAAGAATTAGAAACAGAAATCGAAATTAAGTTTCAGTTTAACCAGCAAAATACCATCTTTACCCTACTTTCAAAATTTGATGCTAAAGTGTTAAATTTTGATGCTCAGGAAAATTGTATTCTTACAGCTTCACTAAAAATAGCACAAAAAGAAAACATCTCGGACAAATTGTCCGAGATGCAGTATGTTTCTTTTAAATTTAAAGAATAA
- the ribD gene encoding bifunctional diaminohydroxyphosphoribosylaminopyrimidine deaminase/5-amino-6-(5-phosphoribosylamino)uracil reductase RibD, whose protein sequence is MQDEFYIRRCIELAQKAIGNTYPNPLVGSVIVHNEKIIGEGYHHKAGEPHAEINAINSVKDKSLIPESTIYVSLEPCAHYGKTPPCALKIKELGFKKVVIGAMDSHDKVNGKGKKIIQDAGIEVVSGILENECIELNKRFFTYHEKKRPYIILKWAESGDGFLDKDFKPTSISNTLVNQFVHQLRANEHAILVGTQTALNDNPSLTVRNVKGVNPVRILIDFNLKVPHDFSIYNNQAKTLIFNSIKEENKENIHFIRIEKENFPHDLMSSLYKEQIQSVIIEGGRFTLQQFIDENLWDEAIVIKNEDLKLENGTKAPTLSNIKPCKTEYFRGNTIEFFQLKAL, encoded by the coding sequence ATGCAAGACGAATTTTATATCAGAAGATGTATTGAGCTTGCCCAAAAAGCAATCGGCAATACCTATCCAAACCCTTTAGTGGGAAGTGTAATTGTTCATAATGAAAAAATCATTGGTGAAGGCTACCATCATAAAGCAGGAGAACCTCATGCAGAAATTAATGCCATCAATTCCGTTAAGGATAAAAGTTTAATTCCAGAATCTACCATTTACGTTTCCCTGGAGCCTTGTGCACATTATGGAAAAACTCCACCCTGTGCTTTAAAGATTAAAGAGCTGGGGTTCAAAAAAGTAGTGATAGGTGCAATGGATTCCCATGACAAAGTGAACGGAAAAGGGAAAAAGATCATCCAAGATGCAGGCATTGAAGTCGTTTCCGGAATTTTAGAAAATGAGTGTATTGAGCTGAATAAACGATTTTTCACTTATCATGAAAAGAAAAGACCATATATCATTCTAAAATGGGCAGAATCCGGAGATGGTTTTCTGGATAAAGATTTCAAGCCCACCTCTATTTCCAATACCTTAGTCAATCAATTCGTTCATCAGTTGAGAGCCAATGAACATGCTATTCTAGTCGGAACACAAACCGCTTTAAACGACAATCCAAGCTTAACAGTAAGAAACGTAAAGGGTGTGAATCCTGTAAGAATCTTAATTGATTTTAATCTAAAAGTTCCTCACGATTTCAGTATTTATAATAACCAGGCTAAAACCTTAATTTTCAATTCTATAAAAGAAGAAAACAAGGAGAATATTCATTTTATTAGAATTGAAAAAGAAAATTTTCCACACGATTTAATGAGTTCTTTGTATAAAGAACAGATTCAGTCTGTTATTATTGAAGGGGGAAGGTTTACATTACAGCAATTTATTGATGAAAATCTTTGGGATGAGGCTATTGTTATTAAAAATGAAGATCTGAAATTAGAAAACGGGACTAAAGCTCCTACTTTAAGTAATATAAAACCTTGCAAAACCGAATATTTCAGAGGTAATACTATTGAATTCTTCCAATTAAAAGCACTATAA